One window of Solwaraspora sp. WMMA2056 genomic DNA carries:
- a CDS encoding HAMP domain-containing sensor histidine kinase — translation MTSIIALVFLIPLGLQLQQETREQALADAARRAAVVRGALAISNDPESVRQAVANLGESAERQPVVHGLDLGGTPRASTRDVADAAAGTAPVVVATDGGVLHLEPVTVGEAVTVVEVFVADAELNQGATGTWLLLVGIAAGLVVCSVIVVDRIAARAVASAKGLVKAAMAVGDGDLGVRIQPSGPRELAEAGYAFNRMADRLVASRTDERELVADLSHRLRTPLTVLRLDADALDSDDTSVGSFSEAELDRRRTIRRIRQAIVTLEGEVDVLINTTRKTVTQETGPGSCDVAEVVRDRMVFWSALAGDQNRAYTVIGAQLRTPVPVPRAELAAALDAVLGNVFRYTPQGTAFEVAVSRRDGYVAIRVDDAGPGIANPDRALRRGASDQGSTGLGLDIARRVALQANGSVSLDRARLGGASVVMLLADAEAAPPRPASRFGLVGRLARERDRNPVRGRQPDADSPAAPH, via the coding sequence ATGACGTCGATCATCGCGCTGGTCTTCCTCATTCCGCTGGGGCTGCAGCTGCAGCAGGAGACCCGGGAACAGGCCCTCGCCGACGCCGCCCGCCGGGCCGCCGTGGTGCGCGGCGCGCTGGCGATCAGCAACGACCCGGAATCGGTCCGCCAAGCAGTGGCCAATCTCGGTGAGAGCGCCGAGCGGCAGCCCGTCGTGCACGGGCTCGACCTCGGCGGTACGCCCCGGGCGAGCACCCGCGACGTGGCCGATGCCGCCGCCGGCACCGCGCCGGTGGTGGTGGCCACCGACGGCGGGGTGCTGCACCTGGAGCCGGTGACGGTCGGTGAGGCGGTGACCGTCGTCGAGGTGTTCGTCGCCGACGCCGAGCTCAACCAGGGCGCCACCGGCACCTGGCTGCTGCTCGTCGGCATCGCCGCCGGCCTGGTGGTCTGCTCGGTCATCGTGGTGGACCGGATCGCGGCCCGCGCGGTCGCCTCGGCCAAGGGCCTGGTCAAGGCGGCAATGGCGGTCGGGGACGGCGACCTGGGGGTCCGGATCCAGCCGAGCGGTCCGCGCGAGCTGGCCGAGGCCGGGTACGCGTTCAACCGGATGGCGGACCGGCTGGTCGCCTCCCGTACCGACGAACGGGAGCTCGTCGCCGACCTGTCCCACCGGCTGCGCACCCCGTTGACGGTGCTGCGGCTGGACGCCGACGCGCTCGACTCCGACGACACCAGCGTCGGCTCGTTCAGCGAGGCCGAACTGGACCGCCGCCGCACCATCCGCCGGATCCGGCAGGCGATCGTCACCCTCGAAGGTGAAGTCGACGTGCTGATCAACACGACCCGCAAGACGGTCACCCAGGAGACCGGGCCGGGCAGTTGCGACGTGGCCGAGGTGGTCCGCGACCGGATGGTCTTCTGGTCGGCGCTGGCCGGCGACCAGAACCGCGCGTACACCGTGATCGGCGCGCAGCTGCGGACCCCGGTCCCGGTGCCCCGGGCGGAGCTGGCCGCCGCCCTCGACGCCGTGCTGGGCAACGTGTTCCGCTACACCCCGCAGGGCACCGCGTTCGAGGTGGCGGTCTCGCGCCGCGACGGGTACGTGGCCATCCGGGTCGACGACGCCGGTCCCGGCATCGCCAACCCCGACCGGGCGCTGCGCCGTGGTGCCAGCGATCAGGGCTCCACCGGGCTCGGCCTGGACATCGCCCGACGGGTGGCGTTGCAGGCCAACGGTTCGGTCAGCCTGGACCGGGCCCGGCTCGGCGGTGCCAGCGTGGTGATGCTGCTCGCCGACGCCGAGGCCGCCCCGCCCCGGCCGGCCAGCCGGTTCGGCCTGGTCGGACGGCTGGCCCGGGAACGGGACCGCAACCCGGTACGCGGCCGGCAACCCGACGCGGACTCCCCCGCCGCGCCGCACTGA
- a CDS encoding adenosine deaminase produces the protein MSQPPPVTPELSAFVEGLPKAELHVHHVGSASPRIVAALAGRHEGQSPVPADPDLLADYFVFRDFAHFIEIYLSVVDLVRDDEDVWILTHEVARELAAQQVRYAELTVTPYSHVRRGIPAPAFCAALEDARHRARADFGVELRWCFDIPGEAGLPAAEETLRICLDEAPDGLISFGLGGPEIGVPRPQFKPYFDKARAAGLHSVPHAGETTGPETIWDALRELHAERIGHGTSCVRDARLVDHLAQRQIPLEVCPTSNLRTGAVPDLAAHPLAEMVAAGLLVTINSDDPPMFGTSLNQEYLVAAGLLGADTAQLAGLARNAVTASFLPAPDKARLTGEIDRYVAVAGQPR, from the coding sequence GTGAGTCAGCCGCCACCCGTGACGCCCGAGTTGTCGGCGTTCGTCGAGGGCCTGCCGAAGGCCGAGTTGCACGTGCACCACGTCGGGTCGGCGTCGCCCCGGATCGTCGCCGCGCTCGCCGGTCGGCACGAGGGCCAGAGCCCGGTGCCGGCCGACCCGGACCTGCTCGCCGACTACTTCGTCTTCCGCGACTTCGCCCACTTCATCGAGATCTACCTGAGCGTGGTCGACCTGGTCCGCGACGACGAGGACGTCTGGATCCTCACCCACGAGGTGGCCCGGGAGCTGGCCGCCCAGCAGGTCCGCTACGCCGAGCTGACGGTGACGCCGTACTCGCACGTGCGCCGGGGCATCCCGGCACCGGCTTTCTGCGCCGCGCTCGAGGACGCCCGGCACCGGGCCCGCGCCGACTTCGGCGTCGAGCTGCGCTGGTGCTTCGACATCCCCGGCGAGGCGGGCCTGCCGGCGGCCGAGGAGACCCTGCGGATCTGCCTGGACGAGGCCCCGGACGGGTTGATCAGCTTCGGTCTCGGTGGGCCGGAGATCGGGGTGCCGCGTCCGCAGTTCAAGCCGTACTTCGACAAGGCCAGGGCGGCCGGGCTGCATTCGGTGCCGCACGCCGGGGAGACCACCGGGCCGGAGACGATCTGGGACGCGCTGCGGGAGCTGCACGCCGAACGGATCGGGCACGGCACCTCCTGCGTACGGGACGCGCGGTTGGTCGATCACCTGGCGCAGCGGCAGATCCCGCTGGAGGTCTGCCCCACCTCGAACCTGCGGACCGGGGCGGTCCCCGACCTGGCCGCGCACCCGCTGGCCGAGATGGTGGCGGCGGGGCTGCTGGTGACGATCAACTCCGACGATCCGCCGATGTTCGGCACCAGCCTCAACCAGGAGTATCTCGTCGCCGCCGGGCTGCTGGGTGCGGACACGGCGCAGCTGGCGGGGCTGGCCCGCAACGCGGTCACCGCGTCGTTCCTGCCCGCACCGGACAAGGCGCGGCTGACCGGTGAGATCGACCGGTACGTGGCCGTGGCGGGTCAGCCCCGGTAA
- a CDS encoding aldo/keto reductase produces the protein MDKRTFPRLGRTAGVIGLGAWQLGADWGTVSEDDALATLTSAVDAGTTFLDTADVYGDGRSERIIGRFLRESGSGELFVATKMGRRVPQEPAAYVLDNFRAWTDRSRANLGVDTLDLVQLHCPPTEVLHTDAVYDALDTLVSEKRIAAYGVSVETVDEALAAIARPGVASVQIILNALRLKPVERVLPAAAAAGVGIIARVPLASGLLSGRYDEQTRFAADDHRNFNRDGAAFDVGETFSGVDFGTGLAAVRRLAPLVPQQATMAQFALRWILDQPGVTVVIPGARNPQQARDNAAAAGLAPLDEAARQAVAQVYDELIRPQVHHRW, from the coding sequence GTGGACAAGCGTACGTTTCCGCGGCTGGGCCGCACAGCGGGTGTGATCGGTCTGGGCGCCTGGCAGCTCGGCGCGGACTGGGGGACGGTCAGCGAGGACGACGCGCTGGCGACGCTGACCTCCGCCGTCGACGCCGGCACCACGTTCCTGGACACCGCCGACGTGTACGGCGACGGGCGCAGCGAGCGGATCATCGGCCGGTTCCTGCGGGAGTCCGGGTCGGGCGAGCTGTTCGTCGCCACGAAGATGGGCCGTCGGGTGCCGCAGGAGCCGGCCGCGTACGTGCTGGACAACTTCCGGGCCTGGACCGACCGGTCGCGGGCCAACCTCGGCGTCGACACCCTCGACCTGGTCCAGCTGCACTGCCCGCCGACCGAGGTGCTGCACACCGACGCGGTCTACGACGCGCTGGACACCCTGGTGTCGGAGAAGCGCATCGCCGCGTACGGGGTGAGTGTGGAGACCGTCGACGAGGCGCTGGCCGCGATCGCCCGGCCGGGTGTCGCCAGCGTGCAGATCATCCTGAACGCGTTGCGGCTCAAACCGGTCGAGCGGGTGCTGCCGGCGGCGGCCGCCGCCGGGGTCGGCATCATCGCGCGGGTGCCGCTGGCCAGTGGCCTGCTCTCCGGCCGGTACGACGAGCAGACCCGGTTCGCCGCCGACGACCACCGCAACTTCAACCGCGACGGGGCGGCGTTCGACGTCGGTGAGACCTTCTCCGGCGTCGACTTCGGCACCGGGTTGGCGGCGGTCCGCCGGCTCGCGCCGCTCGTGCCGCAGCAGGCGACCATGGCGCAGTTCGCGTTGCGCTGGATCCTGGACCAGCCGGGCGTCACCGTGGTGATCCCCGGTGCCCGTAACCCGCAGCAGGCCCGCGACAACGCGGCGGCGGCCGGTCTGGCACCGCTGGACGAGGCGGCCCGGCAGGCCGTGGCGCAGGTCTACGACGAGCTGATCCGGCCGCAGGTGCACCACCGGTGGTGA
- a CDS encoding cold-shock protein, which translates to MAQGTVKWFNADKGFGFITVDGGGADVFVHFSAIQTSGYRTLEENQRVEFEIAQGQKGPQAEQVRPI; encoded by the coding sequence ATGGCGCAGGGAACCGTGAAGTGGTTCAACGCAGACAAGGGCTTCGGCTTCATCACCGTCGACGGCGGGGGTGCTGACGTGTTCGTCCACTTCTCGGCCATCCAGACCAGCGGCTACCGGACGCTGGAGGAGAACCAGCGGGTGGAGTTCGAGATCGCCCAGGGCCAGAAGGGCCCGCAGGCCGAGCAGGTCCGCCCCATCTGA
- a CDS encoding DUF4235 domain-containing protein, whose amino-acid sequence MSKPVNKLAYRPVGLILGMAAGALAGAIFRQVWKAAAGDDDAPSAIDEERGWGEVLAAAALQGAIFSVVRAAVDRGGATGVRRLTGRWPG is encoded by the coding sequence GTGAGCAAGCCGGTCAACAAGCTGGCCTACCGCCCGGTGGGCCTGATTCTGGGAATGGCCGCCGGAGCCCTGGCCGGGGCGATCTTCCGACAGGTGTGGAAGGCCGCCGCCGGGGACGACGACGCGCCCAGCGCGATCGACGAGGAGCGGGGCTGGGGCGAAGTGCTCGCTGCGGCGGCCCTGCAGGGGGCGATCTTCTCGGTCGTCCGGGCCGCCGTCGACCGGGGCGGAGCGACCGGTGTCCGCCGGTTGACCGGCCGCTGGCCGGGCTGA
- a CDS encoding DUF3618 domain-containing protein — protein MTSHNGRSGNGSGDLDLLRADIRRTRAELGQTVQALAAKTDVKSRVRVGAARTRRRLRDRADQVLVDVRRTGLDVRHLGSRGALPAVAVAGVLISVAVVWVTMRGRRR, from the coding sequence GTGACCTCGCACAACGGCAGATCGGGCAACGGCAGCGGTGACCTGGACCTGCTGCGGGCCGACATCCGACGGACCCGGGCCGAGCTCGGGCAGACCGTCCAGGCACTGGCCGCCAAGACGGACGTCAAGAGCCGGGTGCGCGTCGGTGCCGCGCGGACCCGGCGTCGGCTGCGGGACCGGGCCGACCAGGTACTGGTCGACGTACGCCGCACCGGCCTGGACGTACGCCACCTGGGATCGCGCGGCGCGCTGCCGGCGGTGGCGGTGGCCGGCGTACTGATCAGCGTGGCCGTGGTGTGGGTGACGATGCGAGGGAGGCGCCGGTGA
- a CDS encoding phage holin family protein, which produces MADVLHRPPAEQSTAELVQQAGEQISRLVRDELALARAELTEKGKHAGKGIGLFGGGGVVALYGLGTLIAAAVLLLGQAWPPWVAALVVAVLLFAVAGGLALAGRRQVRQAAPPVPTATADSLRADMTVVGAAMKRGRQS; this is translated from the coding sequence ATGGCCGACGTCTTGCACCGGCCACCCGCCGAGCAGTCCACCGCGGAACTCGTGCAACAGGCAGGTGAGCAGATATCGCGGCTGGTCCGTGACGAGCTCGCGCTGGCCCGGGCGGAACTGACCGAGAAAGGCAAACACGCCGGAAAGGGCATCGGCCTGTTCGGCGGCGGCGGTGTCGTGGCCCTGTACGGCCTCGGCACGTTGATCGCCGCGGCCGTTCTGCTGCTCGGCCAGGCCTGGCCGCCGTGGGTAGCGGCGTTGGTCGTGGCGGTGCTGCTCTTCGCGGTGGCCGGTGGACTGGCACTGGCCGGCCGGCGTCAGGTCCGGCAGGCGGCCCCGCCGGTACCGACCGCGACGGCGGACAGTCTGCGCGCCGACATGACCGTGGTCGGCGCGGCCATGAAGCGGGGGCGGCAGTCGTGA
- a CDS encoding mechanosensitive ion channel domain-containing protein, translating to MHPVVVTATVTVGSALLAVGLVAIGHRVVRRLGRRSVLLAELATHAHRPLLVAATVAAVQFAVRFSTGYAVGEPWRRTTLHLLVLATIASCAWLVGALLLALEDTTLARFRTDVPDNRHARRLHTQVVMLRRVTIAVIVVLTIGVMLMTFPAVRGVGASLLASAGVIGVVAALAAQSVLGNVIAGLQLAFSDAVRIDDVVVVEGEWGRIEELTLSYVVVHIWDDRRLILPTSYFTTRPFQNWTRTRAAVLGTAEFDLDWSVPVQVMREELRRLVESSELWDGRVCVLQVTDATGGTVRLRALVSAADSPSLWDLRCLVREHLVRWVRDQRPTALPRWRAEVGDGNGLSDWLDLRPPAAAARDRGGRDRVGRGRVRPALDAEPPDDARLFGGGADGEARASVFVGPDDSTGPDPQRQD from the coding sequence GTGCATCCGGTTGTGGTGACGGCGACAGTGACCGTCGGATCGGCCCTGCTGGCGGTCGGACTGGTGGCCATCGGTCACCGGGTCGTACGCCGGCTCGGCCGGCGCTCGGTGCTGCTCGCCGAGCTCGCCACCCACGCCCACCGGCCCCTACTGGTGGCGGCGACCGTCGCCGCGGTCCAGTTCGCGGTGCGGTTCTCCACCGGGTACGCCGTCGGCGAACCCTGGCGGCGGACCACGTTGCACCTGCTGGTGCTGGCGACCATCGCCTCGTGTGCCTGGCTGGTCGGGGCACTGCTGCTGGCCCTGGAGGACACCACGCTGGCCCGGTTCCGCACCGACGTGCCCGACAACCGGCACGCCCGGCGGCTGCACACCCAGGTGGTGATGCTGCGCCGGGTCACCATCGCGGTGATCGTGGTGCTGACCATCGGCGTGATGCTGATGACCTTCCCCGCCGTCCGGGGCGTCGGTGCCAGCCTGCTCGCCTCCGCCGGGGTCATCGGCGTGGTGGCCGCGCTCGCCGCGCAGAGCGTGCTCGGCAACGTCATCGCCGGCCTGCAACTGGCCTTCAGCGACGCGGTGCGCATCGACGACGTCGTCGTCGTGGAGGGCGAGTGGGGCCGGATCGAGGAGCTCACCCTCAGCTACGTCGTGGTGCACATCTGGGACGACCGCCGGCTCATCCTGCCGACCTCGTACTTCACCACCCGCCCCTTCCAGAATTGGACCCGGACCCGGGCGGCGGTGCTGGGCACCGCCGAGTTCGACCTGGACTGGTCGGTTCCGGTGCAGGTGATGCGCGAGGAGCTGCGTCGCCTGGTCGAATCATCCGAGCTGTGGGACGGCCGGGTCTGCGTGCTGCAGGTGACCGACGCGACGGGCGGCACGGTGCGGCTGCGTGCCCTGGTCAGCGCGGCCGACTCACCGAGCCTGTGGGATCTGCGCTGCCTGGTCCGCGAACATCTGGTCCGGTGGGTCCGCGACCAGCGGCCGACCGCGTTGCCCCGCTGGCGGGCCGAGGTCGGCGACGGCAACGGCCTGTCCGACTGGCTGGACCTGCGTCCGCCGGCCGCCGCCGCCCGCGACCGAGGCGGCCGCGACCGGGTCGGCCGGGGCCGCGTACGGCCCGCCCTGGACGCCGAGCCACCAGACGACGCCCGGCTGTTCGGCGGCGGTGCCGACGGCGAGGCCCGGGCCTCGGTCTTCGTCGGCCCGGACGATTCCACCGGCCCGGATCCGCAGCGACAGGATTGA
- a CDS encoding DUF1206 domain-containing protein, which translates to MPNTRDARRTAHQVGESRWLETLARVGFIGYGVVHLLVAWLALQIAFGRSAADGDQSGALRTLAQQPLGTVLLIAVAVGLAAMALWQGIEAAVGHRAEQGRDRVVERVLSAGRTAVYLSFAWTAVQVFRDANADTAGQQQAMSARVMAEPGGRWLVGAAGVVLVGIGIGMAVNGITQRFTKHLRTGQMSAKARRVICRLGMVGYVAKGVAYGTAGVLVVVAAVQYAPERARGLDAALHTLREQAFGTLLLCLVAAGFAAFGVYCFAQSRYRKV; encoded by the coding sequence ATGCCGAACACCCGCGACGCCCGACGCACCGCCCACCAGGTTGGCGAGAGCCGCTGGCTGGAGACGCTGGCCAGAGTCGGATTCATTGGATACGGAGTCGTCCACCTGCTGGTGGCCTGGCTCGCACTGCAGATCGCCTTCGGACGCTCCGCTGCCGACGGCGACCAGTCCGGTGCCCTGCGGACGCTCGCCCAGCAGCCGTTGGGCACCGTGCTGCTGATCGCGGTCGCGGTGGGGCTGGCCGCGATGGCGCTCTGGCAGGGGATCGAGGCCGCGGTCGGGCACCGCGCGGAGCAGGGCCGCGACCGGGTCGTCGAGCGGGTGCTCTCCGCCGGGCGTACGGCGGTCTATCTCTCCTTCGCCTGGACCGCCGTGCAGGTGTTCCGGGACGCCAACGCGGACACCGCCGGGCAGCAGCAGGCGATGAGCGCACGGGTGATGGCCGAGCCGGGTGGCCGGTGGCTCGTCGGTGCCGCCGGTGTGGTGCTGGTCGGCATCGGGATCGGCATGGCGGTCAACGGGATCACCCAGCGCTTCACCAAGCACCTGCGGACCGGGCAGATGAGTGCGAAGGCACGCCGGGTGATCTGCCGGCTGGGTATGGTCGGATACGTCGCCAAGGGTGTCGCGTACGGCACCGCCGGGGTGCTGGTGGTCGTCGCCGCTGTGCAGTACGCACCCGAGCGGGCCCGGGGCCTGGACGCGGCGCTGCACACGCTGCGGGAGCAGGCGTTCGGCACGCTGCTGCTCTGCCTGGTGGCGGCCGGCTTCGCGGCGTTCGGTGTCTACTGCTTCGCCCAGTCCCGCTACCGCAAGGTCTGA
- a CDS encoding GNAT family N-acetyltransferase: MLVQDDPARHRFEILIDDALAGFAAYRLTPGTVTVTHTEIDPAHRGKGAGDALAHGMLSQIRERDEQVVPQCPFIAAYIDRHPEFASLVAGD; the protein is encoded by the coding sequence GTGCTGGTGCAGGACGACCCCGCACGCCACCGGTTCGAGATCCTGATCGACGACGCGCTGGCCGGGTTCGCGGCGTACCGGCTCACGCCGGGGACGGTGACCGTGACGCACACCGAGATCGACCCCGCCCATCGCGGCAAGGGCGCCGGCGACGCGCTCGCCCACGGGATGCTCAGCCAGATCCGCGAACGGGATGAACAGGTGGTGCCGCAGTGCCCGTTCATCGCCGCCTACATCGACCGGCATCCGGAGTTCGCGTCGCTGGTCGCCGGTGACTGA
- a CDS encoding PQQ-dependent sugar dehydrogenase, with protein MTDRPRSRPLRAVAALAAVAVLTAAVIAVGGRLGWFSDPTISGAPEAPAEVEVVASGLAAPWDLAFLPDGSALVTERDSTRLLVVDQQGTVRELTRISDAVAGGEGGLLGVAVSARHADDRWVYLYYTTATDNRIVRLRLAADGTAGAPEPVLTGIPRAATHNGGRLAFGPDGMLYAGTGDAGQRGAAQDPASLAGKILRIAPDGTPPPDNPFPDSPVFSLGHRNVQGLDWGTDGQLYASEFGQNRHDELNLITPGGNYGWPDAEGVAELAQFVDPVATWSPRDASPSGLAFHQGKLWLACLRGQRLYRVNPDGTGAETLLRGDYGRLRHAAVAPDGTLWVLTSNRDGRGDPDADDDRILRVTG; from the coding sequence GTGACTGACCGGCCCCGCTCCCGGCCGCTGCGGGCGGTGGCGGCGCTGGCCGCCGTGGCGGTACTGACCGCGGCGGTGATCGCGGTCGGCGGCCGGCTCGGCTGGTTCAGCGACCCGACGATATCCGGCGCGCCCGAGGCACCCGCCGAGGTGGAGGTGGTCGCGAGCGGTCTGGCCGCGCCGTGGGACCTGGCGTTCCTGCCGGACGGCAGCGCACTGGTCACCGAACGGGACAGCACCCGGCTACTCGTCGTCGATCAGCAGGGCACCGTCCGGGAGCTCACCCGGATCAGCGACGCCGTCGCCGGCGGCGAGGGCGGGCTGCTCGGGGTCGCGGTCTCCGCGCGGCACGCCGACGACCGCTGGGTGTACCTCTACTACACGACCGCGACCGACAACCGGATCGTCCGGCTGCGGCTGGCCGCCGACGGTACGGCCGGCGCGCCGGAGCCGGTCCTCACCGGAATCCCCCGGGCGGCGACACACAACGGCGGGCGACTCGCCTTCGGACCCGACGGGATGCTGTACGCCGGAACCGGGGACGCCGGGCAGCGGGGTGCCGCCCAGGATCCGGCCAGCCTGGCCGGCAAGATCCTACGGATCGCCCCGGACGGCACGCCACCACCGGACAATCCGTTCCCCGACTCACCGGTGTTCAGCCTCGGCCACCGCAACGTCCAGGGGTTGGACTGGGGTACGGACGGCCAGCTGTACGCCAGCGAGTTCGGCCAGAACCGCCACGACGAGCTGAACCTGATCACTCCCGGCGGCAACTACGGCTGGCCGGACGCCGAGGGTGTCGCCGAGTTGGCGCAGTTCGTCGACCCGGTCGCGACCTGGTCGCCCCGGGACGCCTCACCCAGCGGCCTGGCGTTCCACCAGGGCAAGCTCTGGCTGGCCTGCCTACGCGGCCAACGGCTGTACCGGGTGAACCCGGACGGCACCGGCGCCGAGACGCTGCTGCGCGGCGACTACGGCCGGCTGCGGCACGCCGCCGTCGCGCCCGACGGCACCCTGTGGGTGTTGACGTCCAACCGGGACGGCCGGGGTGATCCGGACGCCGACGACGACCGGATCCTGCGGGTCACCGGCTGA